A genomic segment from Aegilops tauschii subsp. strangulata cultivar AL8/78 chromosome 1, Aet v6.0, whole genome shotgun sequence encodes:
- the LOC109773422 gene encoding uncharacterized protein — protein MDSARSWFQKFQPRDKSKSPAVPASHGKDPGKPPVDDAPSSATKQKVAAAKQYIENHYKTQMKSLQDRKERRWMLERKLQDAEVPAEEQNNILKHLEKKETEYMRLQRHKMGVEDFELLTIIGRGAFGEVRLCREKTSKSVYAMKKLKKSEMLRRGQVEHVKAERNLLAEVDSAYIVKLYYSFQDDEFLYLIMEYLPGGDMMTLLMRKDTLTEDEAKFYIAETVLAIESIHKHNYIHRDIKPDNLLLDLSGHLKLSDFGLCKPLDSSNFPNLNEPDYTPGKGAKPLPDNTSRLTNSSAPKRTQQEQLSHWQKNRRMLAYSTVGTPDYIAPEVLLKKGYGMECDWWSLGAIMYEMLVGYPPFYSEDPMSTCRKIVNWRSHLKFPEEAKLSSETKDLISKLLCNVEQRLGTKGAHEIKAHTWFRGVQWEKLYQMKAAFIPEVNGELDTQNFEKFEETGAQVQSSSKAGPWRKMLPSKDANFVGYTYKNFEIVNDDEVAGIAELKKKSSKSKRPTIKTLFESMDEDEPVHGSFLNMLPHKEGQPSSHSSAPPEQYQPRRK, from the exons ATGGATTCCGCGAGAAGTTGGTTCCAGAAGTTCCAGCCGCGGGACAAGTCCAAGAGCCCGGCGGTGCCTGCCAGCCATGGGAAGGATCCTGGGAAGCCCCCAGTCGACGACGCGCCTTCTAGCGCGACCAAGCAGAAGGTCGCCGCGGCAAAACAGTACATTGAGAACCACTACAAGACTCAGATGAAGTCCTTGCAAGATAGGAAAGAGAG GCGCTGGATGCTGGAGAGGAAATTACAGGATGCTGAAGTTCCTGCAGAAGAGCAGAACAACATTCTAAAACATTTGGAGAAAAAGGAGACTGAATATATGCGTTTGCAAAGACACAAGATGGGGGTTGAAGATTTTGAACTTTTGACAATTATTGGAAGAGGTGCATTTGGAGAG GTGCGTCTTTGTAGAGAGAAGACCTCTAAAAGTGTATATGCAATGAAAAAGCTTAAGAAATCTGAAATGCTTCGTAGGGGCCAG GTGGAACACGTCAAAGCCGAAAGAAACCTTCTTGCAGAAGTCGATAGTGCGTACATAGTAAAGCTTTACTATTCTTTTCAAGATGATGAGTTCTTGTATCTCATCATGGAGTACCTTCCTGGTGGTGACATGATGACTTTGCTCATGCGCAAGGACACTCTGACAGAAGATGAAGCCAAATTTTACATCGCTGAAACTGTACTAGCAATAGAGTCCATTCACAAGCACAATTACATTCACAG GGATATCAAGCCAGATAATTTATTGTTAGATCTCAGTGGTCACTTGAAGCTTTCTGACTTTGGATTGTGCAAACCTTTGGATAGCAGTAATTTTCCAAATTTGAACGAACCGGACTATACACCTGGAAAAGGTGCTAAACCTTTACCCGATAACACCAGTCGATTAACTAACTCTTCTGCACCGAAGCGTACGCAGCAGGAGCAGCTGTCACATTGGCAAAAGAACCGTCGGATGTTG GCGTATTCTACAGTTGGTACTCCTGATTACATTGCTCCAGAGGTTCTATTGAAGAAAGGATATGGAATGGAGTGTGACTG GTGGTCCCTTGGTGCTATCATGTACGAAATGCTAGTTGGTTATCCCCCATTTTATTCGGAGGATCCAATGTCAACCTGCAGAAAG ATTGTGAACTGGAGAAGTCACCTGAAATTTCCTGAAGAAGCAAAGCTTTCTTCTGAAACTAAGGATCTCATTAGCAAACTTCTCTGTAATGTTGAGCAGAGACTTGGAACAAAAGGAGCCCATGAAATAAAA GCACATACATGGTTTAGAGGTGTCCAATGGGAAAAGTTGTATCAGATGAAAGCTGCTTTCATACCAGAAGTTAATGGCGAGTTGGATACTCAGAACTTTGAGAAATTTGAGGAG ACTGGAGCACAAGTTCAGAGTTCATCTAAGGCGGGTCCATGGAGAAAG ATGCTTCCATCCAAGGATGCAAATTTTGTTGGATACACCTACAAGAACTTTGAAATTGTGAATGACGATGAAGTTGCCGGGATTG CCGAGCTGAAGAAAAAGAGTTCCAAATCAAAACGGCCAACCATCAAGACATTGTTTG AGAGCATGGATGAAGATGAACCTGTGCACGGCAGTTTCTTAAATATGTTGCCCCATAAGGAGGGACAACCTTCTTCTCACTCAAGCGCCCCACCAGAACAATACCAACCTCGACGTAAATAG
- the LOC109773423 gene encoding uncharacterized protein: MQGGLSSPGALSHAYVQHPPLRCDIPDIKGLFYDDANKFLVAPTADRILYWKIAASTQSGPPNSDPINEGPILSVRFSLDQKAIGIQRSSHEVEFRNRETGEGCSKKCRADSETILGFFWTDCPTCDVIIIKTSGLDMLVYEPQSNALRLVESKKCNATWYLYTHESRLLLLASGMQCTLFTGYQFSAGGIVKLPKFEMVMSKSEANNKPVLAAADVHIVTVYGRIYCLQLDRVGMALNLYRFYRDAVVQQGTLPVYSSRIAVSAVDNIIMVHQIDAKVVILYDVFMDSYAPISAPLPLLVRGLASNSKQAAQPADQQSSAYGGTLYGEGWNFLIPDLICDAENGLLWKLHLDLEAIAASTSDAPSILEFLQRRKSDLSMVKTLSLAIVRTTILERRPITLVAKAMDIILDSYSRSMKTVGGAAGVRRTSEQNQQSSFQPVEDSRVVSQEPPGTMIGPVINTDSASGVESRQSQSNSGVEHGIANLAAHVDRSSLNTSSDSDGITNTSRAVSQATSSSQISDATGKRPQVVGEDSQPLASGTSMQHGTHVASVAISPIEMVQSVFVLVEDEMMGDPAYLIAVIMEFLRSLSKAGLKAPPDLYVMMTALLACSNRYAEIALFVSNKILEPSRELAMQLIELGRQHSLTRKLGVDMLRERCLHHDYVAALLQDGYYLEALRYARKYKVITVQPSLFLEEAVAKNSTPNLAAVLSFFAELTPSFKTTLDYSRYRHILLEMV; encoded by the exons ATGCAAGGAGGTTTGAGCAGCCCTGGTGCGCTCTCTCATGCTTATGTACAACATCCTCCACTACGGTGTGACATTCCAGATATTAAGGGGCTATTTTATGATGATGCGAATAAGTTTCTTGTAGCCCCAACAGCTGATCGG ATATTATACTGGAAGATAGCTGCATCTACTCAATCTGGACCTCCAAACTCTGATCCAATTAATGAAGGCCCCATCTTATCAGTTCGATTTTCTCTGGATCAGAAAGCCATAGGGATTCAGCGATCCAGTCATGAGGTGGAGTTTAGAAATAGAGAAACAGGGGAAGGCTGTAGTAAGAAGTGCAGAGCAGATTCTGAGACCATACTGGGATTTTTCTGGACCGACTGTCCCACTTGTGATGTCATAATTATAAAAACAAG TGGGCTAGATATGCTTGTCTATGAGCCTCAATCAAATGCTCTTCGGTTAGTGGAGTCAAAAAAGTGCAATGCCACCTGGTATCTTTACACTCATGAAAGCAGGTTGCTTCTTCTTGCATCTGGAATGCAATGTACGCTGTTCACTGGATATCAG TTTTCTGCTGGTGGGATCGTCAAATTGCCTAAGTTTGAGATGGTGATGTCTAAATCCGAAGCAAATAACAAGCCTGTCCTAGCTGCTGCTGATGTTCACATCGTAACAGT GTATGGTAGGATTTACTGCTTGCAGCTGGATAGAGTCGGCATGGCATTGAACCTGTACCGATTCTACCGTGATGCTGTTGTACAACAG GGTACTCTCCCAGTATATTCAAGCAGAATTGCAGTTAGTGCAGTTGACAATATAATCATGGTCCATCAAATTGATGCGAAAGTTGTCATACTTTACGATGTATTTATGGATTCTTACGCACCAATATCTGCACCACTTCCATTGCTTGTGAGAGGACTGGCCAGCAATAGTAAGCAAGCAGCACAACCTGCAGATCAGCAATCAAGTGCATATGGCGGGACTTTATATGGAGAAGGTTGGAACTTTCTCATTCCTGACCTCATCTGTGATGCTGAGAATGGGCTACTCTGGAAACTTCATTTAGATCTGGAG GCTATTGCTGCTAGTACTTCTGATGCTCCTTCGATTTTGGAATTCCTTCAGAGACGAAAGTCTGACCTGAGTATG GTTAAGACACTAAGCCTTGCTATAGTTCGAACAACCATCTTGGAAAGGAGGCCAATAACTTTGGTTGcaaaggcaatggatatcattctTGATTCATACTCTCGTTCGATGAAAACGGtaggcggtgctgctggggttagGAGGACGTCTGAGCAAAACCAACAGTCAAGTTTTCAGCCTGTTGAGGACTCCCGTGTGGTTTCTCAGGAACCTCCTGGAACCATGATTGGACCTGTTATCAACACTGATTCAGCAAGTGGGGTTGAGAGTAGACAGTCACAGTCAAATTCAGGAGTTGAGCATGGAATTGCTAACCTGGCAGCACATGTAGATAGGTCATCTTTAAACACATCCTCTGATTCTGACGGTATTACCAATACATCGAGAGCGGTAAGTCAGGCAACATCAAGCTCCCAGATATCTGACGCCACTGGCAAAAGACCGCAGGTTGTAGGCGAGGATAGCCAACCATTGGCTTCTGGTACATCAATGCAGCATGGAACACATGTTGCTAGTGTGGCAATTTCACCAATTGAAATGGTCCAGTCCGTCTTTGTGCTTGTTGAAGATGAAATGATGGGTGATCCTGCATACCTTATTGCTGTCATCATGGAGTTTCTACGAAG CCTGTCAAAAGCTGGGCTGAAGGCTCCTCCTGACCTTTATGTCATGATGACTGCTTTGCTGGCCTGCAGCAACCGTTATGCTGAAATAGCACTGTTTGTATCGAACAAG ATCCTAGAGCCGTCCAGGGAACTCGCAATGCAGCTCATTGAACTGGGTCGACAGCATTCACTGACAAGGAAGCTGGGAGTCGACATGCTCCGGGAGAGGTGCCTGCACCATGACTACGTTGCCGCATTACTCCAAGACGGGTACTACCTGGAGGCTCTACGCTATGCTCGAAAATACAAG GTTATCACCGTGCAGCCTTCCCTGTTTTTGGAGGAAGCCGTGGCCAAGAACAGCACGCCGAACCTTGCCGCCGTGCTGAGCTTTTTTGCTGAGCTCACGCCGAGTTTCAAGACGACGTTGGACTATAGCAGATATCGGCACATACTGTTGGAAATGGTCTGA